The Thunnus thynnus chromosome 22, fThuThy2.1, whole genome shotgun sequence genome includes a window with the following:
- the LOC137174345 gene encoding protein Dok-7-like isoform X2: MTDSVVVEGYARLRDGKKWKTRWLVLRKPSPVADCLVLLVFKDKSDKAQGNKERASVTLEEICGLETGQWYEGVAFTLAILCLNQAALLGFDSKEALLAWDARLRYSLGEVHRFSVAVLPGTKLESGPATLHLCNNLLALARDVPPVIIGHWNLPDLRRYGPVPNGFVFEGGTRCGYWAGVFLLASAESEQISFLFDCIVRGISPTRGPFGLRPVLPDPSASQTNSEERLNHEAQELEKRLSMLSHRSSTVSSTYCPSAGGDDRSISGSSDASDTSQSDCSIGSRLAIWTEPASTPSENISHVGAKVALQSVEKLSVNQGGGNRPAAKAPRQLQEIGRQSSSDSGIATGSHSSYSGSFSSYTGSLDINPGEEFGSVFSLPPHLAQELSPCTCNAVPGHEYQVPTSLRYLYDTPKSLLQEGSAKDNEPSTLTKGTPTPSESLKGVKSSATTSEGHLETHGRQSVREHLQGPSEESKKTKVAPSSDSQHPDSCHICSSLTSVSRAIVTICSVCGGFKGTPFTPSSGSATPAIPADQSVDKSPCRTITGSEYNIAVKTILEKSCVSHGSGSICSSEKQTVKMSEESLLPKKGREKLANLLADLLGYPRAGREPEAKPNRLNLYESMSPAFGNELKSAPTGTCVPLQDPQEDKRAVIYENCLKCQGEHCRPPPRVVPPEMYRNRNISTSQTFPTGLHPKKSQQHEAAANEELQYEANGHGSQSVDGPCQYEEMNGQTVTSEDKRLNSKEERRRADPAYEIMESRAPERNSEAEEKSKYELMGSCGQQRFLQETEGAVFVFPPEAPLPERPRGEGVTYVNIPVSPTSKKQLNYMELELQEPGTRGTAAHLPAQRKSSTKYAQIDITATETAHKVGTQHALGRQEGLHTLELRRKGTPH; this comes from the exons ATGACGGATTCTGTTGTCGTGGAGGGATACGCCAGACTCAGAGATGGAAAAAAG TGGAAAACTAGATGGCTCGTCCTTCGCAAGCCGTCGCCTgtagcag ACTGCCTTGTGCTACTGGTTTTTAAAGACAAGTCCGACAAAGCCCAAGGCAACAAGGAGAGGGCCAGTGTCACCTTGGAGGAGATTTGCGGCTTGGAAACAGGACAGTGGTATGAGGGTGTGGCTTTTACTCTGGCCATCCTCTGCCTGAACCAGGCCGCTCTACTGGGCTTCGACAGCAAGGAGGCCCTGCTGGCGTGGGACGCCCGCCTGCGATACAGCCTCGGAGAAG TTCACAGATTCAGTGTTGCAGTCTTACCAGGGACCAAGTTAGAGAGCGGACCTGCCACTCTTCATTTGTGCAACAACTTACTGGCTCTCGCCCGGGACGTCCCCCCTGTTATTATTGGCCACTGGAACCTTCCAGACCTGCGCAGATATGGACCTGTACCAAACGGATTCGTGTTTGAGGGAGGAACAAGATGTGGTTACT GGGCTGGTGTTTTTCTGCTTGCATCTGCTGAGAGTGAGCAGATCAGCTTTCTGTTCGACTGCATCGTCAGAGGCATCTCCCCCACCAGAGGCCCTTTTGGACTGCGGCCAGTTTTGCCAG ATCCAAGTGCCAGTCAGACTAATTCGGAGGAGAGGTTGAACCACGAGGCCCAGGAGCTGGAGAAACGACTGAGCATGCTCTCTCACAGGAGCAGTACAG TATCTTCCACCTACTGCCCGTCTGCTGGGGGAGACGACCGTAGCATATCCGGTTCCTCCGACGCTTCCGACACCAGCCAATCAGACTGCAGTATCGGCAGCCGGCTTGCCATTTGGACTGAACCGGCCTCCACCCCGTCTGAAAACATCAGCCACGTGGGCGCTAAGGTGGCGCTACAGAGCGTCGAGAAGCTCTCTGTCAACCAGGGAGGCGGAAACCGGCCTGCAGCCAAGGCGCCCCGGCAGCTACAGGAAATCGGCCGTCAGAGCTCATCCGACAGTGGCATCGCCACCGGCAGCCATTCCTCTTATTCTGGAAGTTTCTCCTCCTACACAGGCAGCCTGGATATTAACCCTGGAGAGGAGTTCGGGTCTGTTTTCAGCTTGCCTCCACACTTGGCTCAAGAGTTGAGCCCTTGTACTTGCAACGCAGTTCCAGGACATGAATACCAGGTGCCGACATCACTTAGGTATCTGTATGACACTCCCAAGAGTCTGTTACAGGAGGGAAGTGCCAAAGACAATGAACCCTCCACCTTAACTAAAGGCACTCCTACCCCCTCAGAGTCTTTAAAAGGGGTTAAAAGCAGTGCCACGACCTCTGAGGGTCACTTAGAAACTCATGGAAGACAGTCTGTGAGAGAACACTTACAAGGCCCCTCAGAGGAGAGTAAGAAAACCAAGGTGGCGCCCTCTAGTGACAGTCAACATCCTGACTCCTGTCACATCTGCAGCTCTCTCACATCTGTCTCCAGAGCCATCGTGACCATCTGTTCAGTGTGTGGTGGATTTAAG GGGACACCGTTCACCCCTTCAAGTGGCTCAGCGACACCTGCCATACCAG CAGATCAAAGTGTTGACAAATCACCATGCAGAACCATCACTGGCAGTGAATACAACATTGCAGTAAAGACAATTCTGGAGAAATCCTGCGTCTCACATGGATCTGGTAGCATCTGCAGCTCAGAGAAGCAAACAGTGAAGATGAGTGAGGAATCACTGTTgccaaaaaaaggaagagagaaattaGCCAATCTCTTAGCTGATCTGCTAGGCTATCCAAGAGCGGGTAGAGAGCCAGAGGCAAAGCCTAACAGACTGAACTTGTATGAGTCAATGAGCCCTGCATTTGGAAATGAGCTCAAATCGGCACCAACTGGCACCTGCGTACCATTACAAGATCCCCAGGAAGACAAGAGAGCTGTCATTTATGAAAACTGTTTAAAGTGTCAAGGAGAACACTGTCGCCCTCCTCCACGCGTTGTACCTCCCGAAATGTACCGCAACAGAAACATTTCCACCTCACAAACCTTTCCAACTGGGCTGCACCCGAAGAAAAGTCAACAACATGAAGCTGCTGCTAATGAGGAGCTGCAATATGAAGCTAACGGTCATGGATCACAGAGCGTGGACGGGCCGTGTCAGTATGAAGAGATGAATGGTCAGACAGTGACCAGTGAAG ACAAAAGGCTTAATAGTAAAGAGGAAAGACGCAGAGCTGATCCTGCTTATGAGATCATGGAGAGTCGGGCACCAGAGAGAAACTCAGAG GCAGAAGAGAAAAGCAAGTATGAGCTAATGGGCAGCTGTGGTCAACAGAGGTTCCTTCAAGAGACTGAAG GAGCAGTATTCGTTTTCCCTCCGGAGGCACCGCTCCCTGAAAGGCCTCGGGGTGAAGGTGTGACATACGTAAATATTCCTGTCAGTCCCACATCCAAGAAGCAGCTCAACTACATGGAACTGGAGCTGCAGGAGCCAGGCACCCGAGGGACCGCCGCACATCTGCCAGCACAGA GGAAGAGCTCCACCAAGTACGCCCAGATTGACATCACTGCCACAGAGACAGCCCACAAAGTCGGCACGCAGCATGCC
- the LOC137174345 gene encoding protein Dok-7-like isoform X3: protein MTDSVVVEGYARLRDGKKWKTRWLVLRKPSPVADCLVLLVFKDKSDKAQGNKERASVTLEEICGLETGQWYEGVAFTLAILCLNQAALLGFDSKEALLAWDARLRYSLGEVHRFSVAVLPGTKLESGPATLHLCNNLLALARDVPPVIIGHWNLPDLRRYGPVPNGFVFEGGTRCGYWAGVFLLASAESEQISFLFDCIVRGISPTRGPFGLRPVLPDPSASQTNSEERLNHEAQELEKRLSMLSHRSSTVSSTYCPSAGGDDRSISGSSDASDTSQSDCSIGSRLAIWTEPASTPSENISHVGAKVALQSVEKLSVNQGGGNRPAAKAPRQLQEIGRQSSSDSGIATGSHSSYSGSFSSYTGSLDINPGEEFGSVFSLPPHLAQELSPCTCNAVPGHEYQVPTSLRYLYDTPKSLLQEGSAKDNEPSTLTKGTPTPSESLKGVKSSATTSEGHLETHGRQSVREHLQGPSEESKKTKVAPSSDSQHPDSCHICSSLTSVSRAIVTICSVCGGFKGTPFTPSSGSATPAIPDQSVDKSPCRTITGSEYNIAVKTILEKSCVSHGSGSICSSEKQTVKMSEESLLPKKGREKLANLLADLLGYPRAGREPEAKPNRLNLYESMSPAFGNELKSAPTGTCVPLQDPQEDKRAVIYENCLKCQGEHCRPPPRVVPPEMYRNRNISTSQTFPTGLHPKKSQQHEAAANEELQYEANGHGSQSVDGPCQYEEMNGQTVTSEDKRLNSKEERRRADPAYEIMESRAPERNSEAEEKSKYELMGSCGQQRFLQETEGAVFVFPPEAPLPERPRGEGVTYVNIPVSPTSKKQLNYMELELQEPGTRGTAAHLPAQRKSSTKYAQIDITATETAHKVGTQHALGRQEGLHTLELRRKGTPH from the exons ATGACGGATTCTGTTGTCGTGGAGGGATACGCCAGACTCAGAGATGGAAAAAAG TGGAAAACTAGATGGCTCGTCCTTCGCAAGCCGTCGCCTgtagcag ACTGCCTTGTGCTACTGGTTTTTAAAGACAAGTCCGACAAAGCCCAAGGCAACAAGGAGAGGGCCAGTGTCACCTTGGAGGAGATTTGCGGCTTGGAAACAGGACAGTGGTATGAGGGTGTGGCTTTTACTCTGGCCATCCTCTGCCTGAACCAGGCCGCTCTACTGGGCTTCGACAGCAAGGAGGCCCTGCTGGCGTGGGACGCCCGCCTGCGATACAGCCTCGGAGAAG TTCACAGATTCAGTGTTGCAGTCTTACCAGGGACCAAGTTAGAGAGCGGACCTGCCACTCTTCATTTGTGCAACAACTTACTGGCTCTCGCCCGGGACGTCCCCCCTGTTATTATTGGCCACTGGAACCTTCCAGACCTGCGCAGATATGGACCTGTACCAAACGGATTCGTGTTTGAGGGAGGAACAAGATGTGGTTACT GGGCTGGTGTTTTTCTGCTTGCATCTGCTGAGAGTGAGCAGATCAGCTTTCTGTTCGACTGCATCGTCAGAGGCATCTCCCCCACCAGAGGCCCTTTTGGACTGCGGCCAGTTTTGCCAG ATCCAAGTGCCAGTCAGACTAATTCGGAGGAGAGGTTGAACCACGAGGCCCAGGAGCTGGAGAAACGACTGAGCATGCTCTCTCACAGGAGCAGTACAG TATCTTCCACCTACTGCCCGTCTGCTGGGGGAGACGACCGTAGCATATCCGGTTCCTCCGACGCTTCCGACACCAGCCAATCAGACTGCAGTATCGGCAGCCGGCTTGCCATTTGGACTGAACCGGCCTCCACCCCGTCTGAAAACATCAGCCACGTGGGCGCTAAGGTGGCGCTACAGAGCGTCGAGAAGCTCTCTGTCAACCAGGGAGGCGGAAACCGGCCTGCAGCCAAGGCGCCCCGGCAGCTACAGGAAATCGGCCGTCAGAGCTCATCCGACAGTGGCATCGCCACCGGCAGCCATTCCTCTTATTCTGGAAGTTTCTCCTCCTACACAGGCAGCCTGGATATTAACCCTGGAGAGGAGTTCGGGTCTGTTTTCAGCTTGCCTCCACACTTGGCTCAAGAGTTGAGCCCTTGTACTTGCAACGCAGTTCCAGGACATGAATACCAGGTGCCGACATCACTTAGGTATCTGTATGACACTCCCAAGAGTCTGTTACAGGAGGGAAGTGCCAAAGACAATGAACCCTCCACCTTAACTAAAGGCACTCCTACCCCCTCAGAGTCTTTAAAAGGGGTTAAAAGCAGTGCCACGACCTCTGAGGGTCACTTAGAAACTCATGGAAGACAGTCTGTGAGAGAACACTTACAAGGCCCCTCAGAGGAGAGTAAGAAAACCAAGGTGGCGCCCTCTAGTGACAGTCAACATCCTGACTCCTGTCACATCTGCAGCTCTCTCACATCTGTCTCCAGAGCCATCGTGACCATCTGTTCAGTGTGTGGTGGATTTAAG GGGACACCGTTCACCCCTTCAAGTGGCTCAGCGACACCTGCCATACCAG ATCAAAGTGTTGACAAATCACCATGCAGAACCATCACTGGCAGTGAATACAACATTGCAGTAAAGACAATTCTGGAGAAATCCTGCGTCTCACATGGATCTGGTAGCATCTGCAGCTCAGAGAAGCAAACAGTGAAGATGAGTGAGGAATCACTGTTgccaaaaaaaggaagagagaaattaGCCAATCTCTTAGCTGATCTGCTAGGCTATCCAAGAGCGGGTAGAGAGCCAGAGGCAAAGCCTAACAGACTGAACTTGTATGAGTCAATGAGCCCTGCATTTGGAAATGAGCTCAAATCGGCACCAACTGGCACCTGCGTACCATTACAAGATCCCCAGGAAGACAAGAGAGCTGTCATTTATGAAAACTGTTTAAAGTGTCAAGGAGAACACTGTCGCCCTCCTCCACGCGTTGTACCTCCCGAAATGTACCGCAACAGAAACATTTCCACCTCACAAACCTTTCCAACTGGGCTGCACCCGAAGAAAAGTCAACAACATGAAGCTGCTGCTAATGAGGAGCTGCAATATGAAGCTAACGGTCATGGATCACAGAGCGTGGACGGGCCGTGTCAGTATGAAGAGATGAATGGTCAGACAGTGACCAGTGAAG ACAAAAGGCTTAATAGTAAAGAGGAAAGACGCAGAGCTGATCCTGCTTATGAGATCATGGAGAGTCGGGCACCAGAGAGAAACTCAGAG GCAGAAGAGAAAAGCAAGTATGAGCTAATGGGCAGCTGTGGTCAACAGAGGTTCCTTCAAGAGACTGAAG GAGCAGTATTCGTTTTCCCTCCGGAGGCACCGCTCCCTGAAAGGCCTCGGGGTGAAGGTGTGACATACGTAAATATTCCTGTCAGTCCCACATCCAAGAAGCAGCTCAACTACATGGAACTGGAGCTGCAGGAGCCAGGCACCCGAGGGACCGCCGCACATCTGCCAGCACAGA GGAAGAGCTCCACCAAGTACGCCCAGATTGACATCACTGCCACAGAGACAGCCCACAAAGTCGGCACGCAGCATGCC
- the LOC137174345 gene encoding protein Dok-7-like isoform X4: protein MTDSVVVEGYARLRDGKKWKTRWLVLRKPSPVADCLVLLVFKDKSDKAQGNKERASVTLEEICGLETGQWYEGVAFTLAILCLNQAALLGFDSKEALLAWDARLRYSLGEVHRFSVAVLPGTKLESGPATLHLCNNLLALARDVPPVIIGHWNLPDLRRYGPVPNGFVFEGGTRCGYWAGVFLLASAESEQISFLFDCIVRGISPTRGPFGLRPVLPDPSASQTNSEERLNHEAQELEKRLSMLSHRSSTVSSTYCPSAGGDDRSISGSSDASDTSQSDCSIGSRLAIWTEPASTPSENISHVGAKVALQSVEKLSVNQGGGNRPAAKAPRQLQEIGRQSSSDSGIATGSHSSYSGSFSSYTGSLDINPGEEFGSVFSLPPHLAQELSPCTCNAVPGHEYQVPTSLRYLYDTPKSLLQEGSAKDNEPSTLTKGTPTPSESLKGVKSSATTSEGHLETHGRQSVREHLQGPSEESKKTKVAPSSDSQHPDSCHICSSLTSVSRAIVTICSVCGGFKGTPFTPSSGSATPAIPDKRLNSKEERRRADPAYEIMESRAPERNSEAEEKSKYELMGSCGQQRFLQETEGAVFVFPPEAPLPERPRGEGVTYVNIPVSPTSKKQLNYMELELQEPGTRGTAAHLPAQRKSSTKYAQIDITATETAHKVGTQHALGRQEGLHTLELRRKGTPH from the exons ATGACGGATTCTGTTGTCGTGGAGGGATACGCCAGACTCAGAGATGGAAAAAAG TGGAAAACTAGATGGCTCGTCCTTCGCAAGCCGTCGCCTgtagcag ACTGCCTTGTGCTACTGGTTTTTAAAGACAAGTCCGACAAAGCCCAAGGCAACAAGGAGAGGGCCAGTGTCACCTTGGAGGAGATTTGCGGCTTGGAAACAGGACAGTGGTATGAGGGTGTGGCTTTTACTCTGGCCATCCTCTGCCTGAACCAGGCCGCTCTACTGGGCTTCGACAGCAAGGAGGCCCTGCTGGCGTGGGACGCCCGCCTGCGATACAGCCTCGGAGAAG TTCACAGATTCAGTGTTGCAGTCTTACCAGGGACCAAGTTAGAGAGCGGACCTGCCACTCTTCATTTGTGCAACAACTTACTGGCTCTCGCCCGGGACGTCCCCCCTGTTATTATTGGCCACTGGAACCTTCCAGACCTGCGCAGATATGGACCTGTACCAAACGGATTCGTGTTTGAGGGAGGAACAAGATGTGGTTACT GGGCTGGTGTTTTTCTGCTTGCATCTGCTGAGAGTGAGCAGATCAGCTTTCTGTTCGACTGCATCGTCAGAGGCATCTCCCCCACCAGAGGCCCTTTTGGACTGCGGCCAGTTTTGCCAG ATCCAAGTGCCAGTCAGACTAATTCGGAGGAGAGGTTGAACCACGAGGCCCAGGAGCTGGAGAAACGACTGAGCATGCTCTCTCACAGGAGCAGTACAG TATCTTCCACCTACTGCCCGTCTGCTGGGGGAGACGACCGTAGCATATCCGGTTCCTCCGACGCTTCCGACACCAGCCAATCAGACTGCAGTATCGGCAGCCGGCTTGCCATTTGGACTGAACCGGCCTCCACCCCGTCTGAAAACATCAGCCACGTGGGCGCTAAGGTGGCGCTACAGAGCGTCGAGAAGCTCTCTGTCAACCAGGGAGGCGGAAACCGGCCTGCAGCCAAGGCGCCCCGGCAGCTACAGGAAATCGGCCGTCAGAGCTCATCCGACAGTGGCATCGCCACCGGCAGCCATTCCTCTTATTCTGGAAGTTTCTCCTCCTACACAGGCAGCCTGGATATTAACCCTGGAGAGGAGTTCGGGTCTGTTTTCAGCTTGCCTCCACACTTGGCTCAAGAGTTGAGCCCTTGTACTTGCAACGCAGTTCCAGGACATGAATACCAGGTGCCGACATCACTTAGGTATCTGTATGACACTCCCAAGAGTCTGTTACAGGAGGGAAGTGCCAAAGACAATGAACCCTCCACCTTAACTAAAGGCACTCCTACCCCCTCAGAGTCTTTAAAAGGGGTTAAAAGCAGTGCCACGACCTCTGAGGGTCACTTAGAAACTCATGGAAGACAGTCTGTGAGAGAACACTTACAAGGCCCCTCAGAGGAGAGTAAGAAAACCAAGGTGGCGCCCTCTAGTGACAGTCAACATCCTGACTCCTGTCACATCTGCAGCTCTCTCACATCTGTCTCCAGAGCCATCGTGACCATCTGTTCAGTGTGTGGTGGATTTAAG GGGACACCGTTCACCCCTTCAAGTGGCTCAGCGACACCTGCCATACCAG ACAAAAGGCTTAATAGTAAAGAGGAAAGACGCAGAGCTGATCCTGCTTATGAGATCATGGAGAGTCGGGCACCAGAGAGAAACTCAGAG GCAGAAGAGAAAAGCAAGTATGAGCTAATGGGCAGCTGTGGTCAACAGAGGTTCCTTCAAGAGACTGAAG GAGCAGTATTCGTTTTCCCTCCGGAGGCACCGCTCCCTGAAAGGCCTCGGGGTGAAGGTGTGACATACGTAAATATTCCTGTCAGTCCCACATCCAAGAAGCAGCTCAACTACATGGAACTGGAGCTGCAGGAGCCAGGCACCCGAGGGACCGCCGCACATCTGCCAGCACAGA GGAAGAGCTCCACCAAGTACGCCCAGATTGACATCACTGCCACAGAGACAGCCCACAAAGTCGGCACGCAGCATGCC
- the LOC137174345 gene encoding protein Dok-7-like isoform X1 — MTDSVVVEGYARLRDGKKWKTRWLVLRKPSPVADCLVLLVFKDKSDKAQGNKERASVTLEEICGLETGQWYEGVAFTLAILCLNQAALLGFDSKEALLAWDARLRYSLGEVHRFSVAVLPGTKLESGPATLHLCNNLLALARDVPPVIIGHWNLPDLRRYGPVPNGFVFEGGTRCGYWAGVFLLASAESEQISFLFDCIVRGISPTRGPFGLRPVLPDPSASQTNSEERLNHEAQELEKRLSMLSHRSSTVSSTYCPSAGGDDRSISGSSDASDTSQSDCSIGSRLAIWTEPASTPSENISHVGAKVALQSVEKLSVNQGGGNRPAAKAPRQLQEIGRQSSSDSGIATGSHSSYSGSFSSYTGSLDINPGEEFGSVFSLPPHLAQELSPCTCNAVPGHEYQVPTSLRYLYDTPKSLLQEGSAKDNEPSTLTKGTPTPSESLKGVKSSATTSEGHLETHGRQSVREHLQGPSEESKKTKVAPSSDSQHPDSCHICSSLTSVSRAIVTICSVCGGFKGTPFTPSSGSATPAIPEHHIFNPADQSVDKSPCRTITGSEYNIAVKTILEKSCVSHGSGSICSSEKQTVKMSEESLLPKKGREKLANLLADLLGYPRAGREPEAKPNRLNLYESMSPAFGNELKSAPTGTCVPLQDPQEDKRAVIYENCLKCQGEHCRPPPRVVPPEMYRNRNISTSQTFPTGLHPKKSQQHEAAANEELQYEANGHGSQSVDGPCQYEEMNGQTVTSEDKRLNSKEERRRADPAYEIMESRAPERNSEAEEKSKYELMGSCGQQRFLQETEGAVFVFPPEAPLPERPRGEGVTYVNIPVSPTSKKQLNYMELELQEPGTRGTAAHLPAQRKSSTKYAQIDITATETAHKVGTQHALGRQEGLHTLELRRKGTPH; from the exons ATGACGGATTCTGTTGTCGTGGAGGGATACGCCAGACTCAGAGATGGAAAAAAG TGGAAAACTAGATGGCTCGTCCTTCGCAAGCCGTCGCCTgtagcag ACTGCCTTGTGCTACTGGTTTTTAAAGACAAGTCCGACAAAGCCCAAGGCAACAAGGAGAGGGCCAGTGTCACCTTGGAGGAGATTTGCGGCTTGGAAACAGGACAGTGGTATGAGGGTGTGGCTTTTACTCTGGCCATCCTCTGCCTGAACCAGGCCGCTCTACTGGGCTTCGACAGCAAGGAGGCCCTGCTGGCGTGGGACGCCCGCCTGCGATACAGCCTCGGAGAAG TTCACAGATTCAGTGTTGCAGTCTTACCAGGGACCAAGTTAGAGAGCGGACCTGCCACTCTTCATTTGTGCAACAACTTACTGGCTCTCGCCCGGGACGTCCCCCCTGTTATTATTGGCCACTGGAACCTTCCAGACCTGCGCAGATATGGACCTGTACCAAACGGATTCGTGTTTGAGGGAGGAACAAGATGTGGTTACT GGGCTGGTGTTTTTCTGCTTGCATCTGCTGAGAGTGAGCAGATCAGCTTTCTGTTCGACTGCATCGTCAGAGGCATCTCCCCCACCAGAGGCCCTTTTGGACTGCGGCCAGTTTTGCCAG ATCCAAGTGCCAGTCAGACTAATTCGGAGGAGAGGTTGAACCACGAGGCCCAGGAGCTGGAGAAACGACTGAGCATGCTCTCTCACAGGAGCAGTACAG TATCTTCCACCTACTGCCCGTCTGCTGGGGGAGACGACCGTAGCATATCCGGTTCCTCCGACGCTTCCGACACCAGCCAATCAGACTGCAGTATCGGCAGCCGGCTTGCCATTTGGACTGAACCGGCCTCCACCCCGTCTGAAAACATCAGCCACGTGGGCGCTAAGGTGGCGCTACAGAGCGTCGAGAAGCTCTCTGTCAACCAGGGAGGCGGAAACCGGCCTGCAGCCAAGGCGCCCCGGCAGCTACAGGAAATCGGCCGTCAGAGCTCATCCGACAGTGGCATCGCCACCGGCAGCCATTCCTCTTATTCTGGAAGTTTCTCCTCCTACACAGGCAGCCTGGATATTAACCCTGGAGAGGAGTTCGGGTCTGTTTTCAGCTTGCCTCCACACTTGGCTCAAGAGTTGAGCCCTTGTACTTGCAACGCAGTTCCAGGACATGAATACCAGGTGCCGACATCACTTAGGTATCTGTATGACACTCCCAAGAGTCTGTTACAGGAGGGAAGTGCCAAAGACAATGAACCCTCCACCTTAACTAAAGGCACTCCTACCCCCTCAGAGTCTTTAAAAGGGGTTAAAAGCAGTGCCACGACCTCTGAGGGTCACTTAGAAACTCATGGAAGACAGTCTGTGAGAGAACACTTACAAGGCCCCTCAGAGGAGAGTAAGAAAACCAAGGTGGCGCCCTCTAGTGACAGTCAACATCCTGACTCCTGTCACATCTGCAGCTCTCTCACATCTGTCTCCAGAGCCATCGTGACCATCTGTTCAGTGTGTGGTGGATTTAAG GGGACACCGTTCACCCCTTCAAGTGGCTCAGCGACACCTGCCATACCAG AACATCATATTTTCAACCCAGCAGATCAAAGTGTTGACAAATCACCATGCAGAACCATCACTGGCAGTGAATACAACATTGCAGTAAAGACAATTCTGGAGAAATCCTGCGTCTCACATGGATCTGGTAGCATCTGCAGCTCAGAGAAGCAAACAGTGAAGATGAGTGAGGAATCACTGTTgccaaaaaaaggaagagagaaattaGCCAATCTCTTAGCTGATCTGCTAGGCTATCCAAGAGCGGGTAGAGAGCCAGAGGCAAAGCCTAACAGACTGAACTTGTATGAGTCAATGAGCCCTGCATTTGGAAATGAGCTCAAATCGGCACCAACTGGCACCTGCGTACCATTACAAGATCCCCAGGAAGACAAGAGAGCTGTCATTTATGAAAACTGTTTAAAGTGTCAAGGAGAACACTGTCGCCCTCCTCCACGCGTTGTACCTCCCGAAATGTACCGCAACAGAAACATTTCCACCTCACAAACCTTTCCAACTGGGCTGCACCCGAAGAAAAGTCAACAACATGAAGCTGCTGCTAATGAGGAGCTGCAATATGAAGCTAACGGTCATGGATCACAGAGCGTGGACGGGCCGTGTCAGTATGAAGAGATGAATGGTCAGACAGTGACCAGTGAAG ACAAAAGGCTTAATAGTAAAGAGGAAAGACGCAGAGCTGATCCTGCTTATGAGATCATGGAGAGTCGGGCACCAGAGAGAAACTCAGAG GCAGAAGAGAAAAGCAAGTATGAGCTAATGGGCAGCTGTGGTCAACAGAGGTTCCTTCAAGAGACTGAAG GAGCAGTATTCGTTTTCCCTCCGGAGGCACCGCTCCCTGAAAGGCCTCGGGGTGAAGGTGTGACATACGTAAATATTCCTGTCAGTCCCACATCCAAGAAGCAGCTCAACTACATGGAACTGGAGCTGCAGGAGCCAGGCACCCGAGGGACCGCCGCACATCTGCCAGCACAGA GGAAGAGCTCCACCAAGTACGCCCAGATTGACATCACTGCCACAGAGACAGCCCACAAAGTCGGCACGCAGCATGCC